In one Capricornis sumatraensis isolate serow.1 chromosome 1, serow.2, whole genome shotgun sequence genomic region, the following are encoded:
- the OST4 gene encoding dolichyl-diphosphooligosaccharide--protein glycosyltransferase subunit 4, producing MPGLEPNWRCRLPAQVYYLKLVPRPRRSRALLISMITDVQLAIFANMLGVSLFLLVVLYHYVAVNNPKKQE from the exons ATGCCTGGTTTGGAGCCGAATTGGCGCTGCAGACTTCCGGCCCAGGTTTACTACCTCAAGCTAGTCCCCAGACCGCGTCGGAGCCGAGCCCTGCTGATCAG CATGATCACGGACGTGCAGCTCGCCATCTTCGCCAACATGCTGGGCGTGTCGCTCTTCCTGCTTGTCGTTCTCTATCACTACGTGGCTGTCAACAATCCCAAGAAGCAGGAATGA